AGGTTAGTGGTAATGCTGGGCACGCCCATGACAGTACATTCGGCGGGAGTATAGCCCCAAGGCTCATAGTACGAAGAGAAGACGCCCAGATGACAACCTCGGACAAAGTCGTCGTAAtcgagaggaagaacaggaTTGGCAGAGTTGAGGAACTCAGGGTGGAAGACTACCTTGACTCGGTCGGTGGGGTGGTTGAAAAGTTGTACACGTCGAATCTGGTTCAGGACAGGGTCCTCATGATCGTTGAGCATATTATGGGTGACAATTGGGGGAAGTCCGTGACGCTTCATGGCAAAGAGACGACGGCGAAGTAGAACTCGGTCTTGAGCAGAGATGAGTTCCTTCTCATCGGGCATGGGGTCACCCTCATGCCACTTAAGAGACCGCTCAAAGATGCGACGACCGATGCTTTGCTCAATAACGTGTGTGGTATCTCGGAGTGACTTGATAACCGCTTGACCCTTCAGCGCCTCCACAGTGAGCGAAGTGGTCTGAGCAGGCATGATAATGAAAGCAACAACTGTCACCTTGCTACCAGCGGCCTTGAGCCGATGGTTCAATCGTGCTAGGGACTCAATGAACATGTCGACACCCTTATTCCTGAACTCGTAACGACCGGCGGTGAAGAGGTACAGTGTGTTGTCGGGATCAAAGTCGTAGTGACCGTAGAAGTGCCCTCGAACAAAGTCATGAATCTTCTCCTTTGCCTGCTGATGCAGGTTTTGGAATTCATGAACCGCCGAGAACTTTGTGACATTCAGACCATTGGGCAGAACACCATCAGGCTTTCGCTTCAGCAGATGCTCGGACTCAAACGCTGTAATGTGAGAGACGGTGGTGAAAACATCACATGCATGCGCGGCTGCTCGTTCGATGCAGTATCGGTGGTAGATACCGCgcttaccagcctcagcatcgacatcgaaCCATTGCAAGTTGTTGTAGAAATCCACAGAGCCAGCGCAGAGATATCGGCCGAGAAGAGTGGCGTGCGTGGTAAAGATCGTCGTCACATCGATGCGGCGCTTCTTGCAGAGGGGCAGGGCAACGCCAGCAAGCCACTCGTGAAAGTGAGCAATGACagccctcttcttctcatggcAGACGAACTATAAGATATCAAGGTTAGCAGGTCTGATACGAATGGAATAGCCAAGCTAATTTACCTCTCCTAGGAACCAGGCGACCAGATAACCGAACACAATGGCCTCGttggtctcatcatcaccaggTGGTGAAGGAATGCTCGCGGCTTCCCACAAATCAGCCTTCCACTCATCCATGCGACCATaggcggtcttggtgtcaATTAGAATAACTCTGGGAGCCCCTTCAATCAACCAACGGCCATAAACAATGTGAACTCCTCGATCTCTCATGGACTGTAGGGTAGCAGCGATTTCCGGGCTGGTGGgttccatctcctcgacctcaacGGCGGCCTATTGTGGTCAGTACGTGGAAGTCATGATAATCTTCAAGGGGAAGTCTTACCGATTGATGGTTAAGGGGACCAATCAATGTGTAGCGATCGCCATATTCAGCTGTTGTAACAGGAGCCTTGGATTTGATAACTGAGTAGATACCACCGACTGTGTTGCGCCGC
This region of Fusarium verticillioides 7600 chromosome 3, whole genome shotgun sequence genomic DNA includes:
- a CDS encoding glycogen [starch] synthase; the protein is MSEGEQQTRDIKNHLLFEIATEVAHRVGGIYSVIKSKAPVTTAEYGDRYTLIGPLNHQSAAVEVEEMEPTSPEIAATLQSMRDRGVHIVYGRWLIEGAPRVILIDTKTAYGRMDEWKADLWEAASIPSPPGDDETNEAIVFGYLVAWFLGEFVCHEKKRAVIAHFHEWLAGVALPLCKKRRIDVTTIFTTHATLLGRYLCAGSVDFYNNLQWFDVDAEAGKRGIYHRYCIERAAAHACDVFTTVSHITAFESEHLLKRKPDGVLPNGLNVTKFSAVHEFQNLHQQAKEKIHDFVRGHFYGHYDFDPDNTLYLFTAGRYEFRNKGVDMFIESLARLNHRLKAAGSKVTVVAFIIMPAQTTSLTVEALKGQAVIKSLRDTTHVIEQSIGRRIFERSLKWHEGDPMPDEKELISAQDRVLLRRRLFAMKRHGLPPIVTHNMLNDHEDPVLNQIRRVQLFNHPTDRVKVVFHPEFLNSANPVLPLDYDDFVRGCHLGVFSSYYEPWGYTPAECTVMGVPSITTNLSGFGCYMEELIENSSDYGIYIVDRRTKGVDDSVNQLTSFMYDFCGKSRRQRINQRNRTERLSDLLDWKRMGMEYVKARQLALRRAYPNSFSGDDEEEDFIPGVEQKISRPFSVPGSPRDRTGMMTPGDFASLQEGREGLSTEDYVAWKLPEEEDPDEYPFPLTLRTKQPAPHSPSDNVPVNGTQ